From a single Sinorhizobium sp. RAC02 genomic region:
- a CDS encoding Na+/H+ antiporter subunit C: MELPLVMLIGVFFAAAVYLMLSKFLVRVLLGVVLLGNGVNLLLFTNGRILREVPPIIPAGYDVPVTLTANPLPQALILTAIVISFSFFAFLLVLVYRAYQDLGTDNGNEMRVAEPENDPLPPTGY, translated from the coding sequence ATGGAACTGCCGCTCGTCATGCTCATCGGTGTGTTTTTCGCCGCCGCCGTCTATCTGATGCTGTCGAAGTTCCTGGTGCGCGTGCTGCTCGGCGTGGTGCTGCTCGGCAATGGGGTAAACCTCCTGCTCTTCACCAATGGCCGCATCCTGCGCGAGGTGCCGCCGATCATCCCGGCCGGCTACGACGTGCCGGTGACGCTGACCGCCAATCCGCTGCCGCAGGCGCTCATCCTGACGGCCATCGTTATCTCCTTCTCCTTCTTCGCCTTTCTTCTCGTGCTCGTCTACCGTGCCTATCAGGACCTCGGCACCGACAACGGCAACGAGATGCGCGTGGCGGAGCCGGAGAACGATCCGCTCCCGCCGACCGGCTACTGA
- a CDS encoding Na(+)/H(+) antiporter subunit B, with translation MNTLIFRTVAPFLTALMVLFSLFVLLRGHNEPGGGFIGGLIAVSALAIFGIANGVDAVRKALWFHPMAISAFGLFMACLAGLMSMVFAVPFMTGLWVYPVILGVEIPLSSVMLFDAGVYLVVVGAITSIALALEAGDDL, from the coding sequence ATGAACACGCTGATCTTCCGCACCGTCGCACCGTTCCTCACCGCGCTCATGGTGCTGTTTTCGCTCTTCGTGCTGCTGCGCGGCCATAACGAGCCGGGCGGCGGCTTTATCGGCGGGCTCATTGCCGTCTCGGCGCTGGCGATCTTCGGCATTGCCAATGGCGTCGACGCCGTGCGCAAGGCTCTGTGGTTCCATCCGATGGCGATCTCGGCCTTCGGACTGTTCATGGCCTGCCTGGCCGGTTTGATGTCGATGGTCTTTGCCGTGCCTTTCATGACGGGGCTCTGGGTCTATCCGGTGATCCTCGGCGTGGAAATTCCGCTCTCCAGCGTCATGCTGTTCGATGCCGGCGTCTATCTCGTCGTGGTGGGGGCGATCACCTCGATTGCACTGGCGCTCGAAGCGGGAGACGACCTGTGA
- a CDS encoding putative monovalent cation/H+ antiporter subunit A: protein MTPDTMGLTFLAFCLPFLGALVAPALTRLLGHNAAWPLALIPLAVFLHFLGFNAEVSRGEIVTGGYAWVLSYNVSFSWLIDGLSLAFLLLISGIGTLIVLYAGGYLKGHAHQGRFFSFILMFMGSMLGLVASDSFLMLFVFWELTSITSFLLIGFDHAREASRRAALQALIVTGGGGLFLLAGLLLFWNVTDVTQLSLLMSFGAEVRTSPFYLPMLFLILGGAFTKSAQFPFHFWLPNAMEAPTPVSAYLHSATMVKAGVYLLMRLNPVMGGTPAWETILPAFGGLTLLVGAVLAIRQTDLKLMLAYTTVASLGLLVMLTGFGSEHAVAAAALYLVAHSLFKGALFMVAGLIDHETGTRTITKLGGLRRAMPVTFLAALLAALSMAGLPPFFGFLAKEEIYGALAGGSLRAIAFTAAAVIGNGLMFAVAFAVALKPFLGARIETPKHPHEGPALLWIGPMLLAVKGLTIGIFSAVAHALLTSPLASAIAGKPETVTISAIPHFGAALLLSLLTVAFGIVVFLMLDKARAAANGLVEDIGWGPDRGFDQAMRGLVRLAVFVNRLTQSGRMEVYMTATFVVVALALLVPPVVYGEWPRAPVWPANMPFYELAVMLLAALGIGAVLAAKNRLTAIVALGVQGFCVALLFLLFGAPDLAFTQFMIETLSVVILALAMTRLQLTPRDRRPLKEKIPDAAIAIACGLGFALYLLRVTQGRFDTALSDFFNLYSKTIAHGANVVNVIIVDFRGTDTLGEIAVVMVTGLAILSIIRIRKGGKVEEKI, encoded by the coding sequence ATGACACCAGACACGATGGGCCTGACCTTCCTTGCCTTCTGTCTGCCGTTTCTCGGCGCGCTGGTCGCGCCGGCGCTGACGCGTCTGCTCGGCCACAACGCCGCCTGGCCGTTGGCGCTCATTCCACTCGCCGTCTTCCTGCATTTCCTCGGGTTCAACGCGGAAGTATCGCGCGGCGAGATCGTCACCGGCGGCTATGCCTGGGTGCTGTCCTACAATGTCAGCTTTTCCTGGCTGATCGACGGCCTGTCGCTCGCCTTTCTGCTGTTGATCTCCGGCATCGGCACGCTGATCGTGCTCTATGCCGGCGGTTACCTGAAAGGACACGCGCATCAGGGGCGGTTCTTCTCGTTCATCCTGATGTTCATGGGGTCGATGCTCGGGCTTGTAGCCTCCGACAGTTTCCTGATGCTCTTCGTCTTCTGGGAGCTGACCTCGATCACCTCCTTCCTGCTAATCGGCTTCGACCATGCGCGCGAGGCTTCGCGCCGGGCCGCACTCCAGGCGCTGATCGTGACCGGCGGTGGCGGGCTGTTCCTGCTCGCCGGCCTGCTGCTGTTCTGGAATGTCACCGACGTGACACAGCTGTCGCTTCTGATGTCCTTCGGCGCGGAGGTGCGAACGAGCCCGTTCTATCTGCCGATGCTCTTCCTCATCCTCGGCGGCGCCTTCACCAAGTCGGCGCAGTTCCCCTTCCATTTCTGGCTGCCCAACGCCATGGAGGCGCCGACGCCGGTTTCCGCCTACCTGCATTCGGCCACCATGGTGAAGGCCGGCGTCTATCTCCTGATGCGGCTCAATCCGGTGATGGGCGGCACGCCCGCCTGGGAAACCATCCTGCCGGCCTTCGGCGGGCTGACGCTGCTGGTCGGCGCCGTGCTCGCCATCCGCCAGACGGACCTGAAGCTTATGCTCGCCTATACGACGGTCGCCTCGCTCGGCCTGCTGGTGATGCTCACCGGCTTCGGCTCCGAACATGCGGTTGCCGCCGCGGCGCTCTATCTTGTGGCGCATTCGCTGTTCAAGGGCGCGCTCTTCATGGTCGCCGGCCTGATCGACCACGAGACGGGAACCCGCACCATCACGAAACTTGGTGGCCTGCGCCGCGCCATGCCGGTCACCTTCCTTGCCGCCCTGCTGGCCGCGCTGTCGATGGCCGGCCTGCCACCGTTTTTCGGCTTCCTGGCGAAGGAGGAGATCTATGGTGCGCTTGCCGGCGGCAGCCTGCGCGCCATCGCCTTCACGGCGGCTGCGGTCATCGGCAACGGCCTGATGTTCGCCGTCGCCTTTGCCGTCGCGCTGAAACCCTTCCTCGGCGCGCGCATCGAAACGCCGAAACATCCGCATGAAGGGCCTGCCTTGCTGTGGATCGGACCGATGCTGCTCGCGGTCAAGGGGCTGACGATCGGCATCTTCTCCGCCGTGGCGCATGCCCTGCTGACCTCGCCGCTCGCCTCCGCCATTGCCGGCAAGCCGGAGACCGTCACCATTTCGGCGATCCCGCATTTTGGCGCAGCCCTGCTGCTTTCCCTTCTCACCGTGGCCTTCGGCATCGTCGTCTTCCTGATGCTCGACAAGGCGCGCGCTGCGGCGAATGGGCTGGTCGAGGACATCGGCTGGGGGCCGGACAGGGGCTTCGACCAGGCCATGCGCGGGCTCGTGCGCTTGGCTGTGTTCGTCAACCGCCTGACCCAGTCGGGCCGCATGGAAGTTTACATGACCGCGACCTTCGTGGTGGTCGCGCTGGCGCTCCTCGTGCCGCCGGTCGTCTATGGCGAATGGCCGCGCGCACCGGTCTGGCCGGCCAACATGCCGTTCTATGAGCTGGCGGTGATGCTGCTGGCGGCACTTGGCATCGGCGCCGTCCTGGCGGCGAAAAATCGCCTGACGGCCATCGTCGCGCTTGGCGTGCAGGGCTTTTGCGTTGCCTTGCTCTTCCTGCTGTTCGGTGCACCGGACCTTGCCTTCACGCAGTTCATGATCGAGACGCTGTCGGTCGTCATCCTGGCGCTCGCCATGACGCGGCTCCAGCTCACGCCGCGCGACCGCCGGCCGCTCAAGGAAAAAATCCCCGATGCCGCAATCGCGATCGCCTGCGGTCTCGGCTTTGCGCTCTATCTGCTGCGCGTGACGCAGGGTCGCTTCGACACGGCGCTCAGCGATTTCTTCAACCTCTATTCCAAGACGATCGCGCACGGAGCCAATGTGGTGAACGTCATCATCGTCGATTTCCGCGGCACGGACACGCTGGGCGAAATCGCCGTTGTCATGGTGACAGGGCTGGCCATCCTCTCGATCATCCGCATCCGCAAGGGCGGCAAGGTGGAGGAAAAGATCTGA
- the msrB gene encoding peptide-methionine (R)-S-oxide reductase MsrB: MSDTTTLKVNKTKEEWRQILTPEQFRITREHGTERAFSSPDFDLSKKGTYHCICCNRPLYRSEAKFNSGTGWPSFYEPIEPGAVTDHSDHSYGMTRTEIRCSDCDAHLGHVFPDGPPPTGLRFCMNGVALSFDPD, encoded by the coding sequence ATGAGCGACACGACGACATTGAAGGTCAACAAGACGAAGGAAGAGTGGCGCCAGATCCTGACGCCGGAACAGTTCCGCATCACGCGCGAACACGGCACGGAGCGCGCCTTCTCCAGCCCCGATTTCGACCTCTCCAAAAAGGGCACCTATCATTGCATCTGCTGCAACAGGCCGCTCTACAGGTCCGAGGCGAAGTTCAATTCCGGCACCGGCTGGCCGAGTTTCTACGAGCCGATCGAGCCCGGTGCGGTAACGGACCACTCGGACCATTCCTACGGCATGACGCGCACGGAAATCCGCTGCTCGGATTGCGACGCCCATCTCGGCCACGTCTTCCCCGACGGCCCACCGCCGACCGGCCTGCGCTTTTGTATGAACGGCGTGGCGCTCAGCTTCGATCCGGATTGA
- a CDS encoding GNAT family N-acetyltransferase, protein MDITIRDAAEGDLPAIMDIYNDAVVNTTAIWNEAVVDLANRKAWFAARRERDFPVLVAVRGKQVIGYASYGDWRAFDGFRHTVEHSVYIRGEARGTGTGKRLMKALIDRASFNGIHVMVGCIEAENVASIKLHEKLGFRMVGRFSEVGIKFGRWLDLACMELRVPKR, encoded by the coding sequence ATGGACATTACAATACGCGATGCCGCGGAGGGCGATCTTCCCGCCATCATGGACATCTACAACGATGCCGTCGTCAATACCACGGCGATCTGGAACGAAGCCGTCGTCGACCTCGCCAACCGCAAGGCCTGGTTCGCCGCCCGCCGCGAGCGGGATTTTCCGGTGCTTGTCGCCGTGCGCGGCAAGCAGGTGATCGGCTATGCCTCCTATGGCGATTGGCGGGCCTTCGATGGCTTTCGCCATACGGTCGAGCATTCCGTCTATATCCGCGGCGAGGCGCGCGGCACGGGAACGGGCAAGCGCCTGATGAAAGCCCTGATCGACCGCGCCAGCTTCAACGGCATCCATGTCATGGTGGGCTGTATCGAGGCGGAGAACGTCGCCTCGATCAAGCTGCACGAAAAGCTCGGCTTCCGCATGGTCGGCCGGTTCAGCGAGGTCGGCATCAAGTTCGGCCGCTGGCTCGACCTCGCGTGTATGGAACTGAGGGTGCCGAAGCGCTGA